From the genome of Solanum lycopersicum chromosome 12, SLM_r2.1:
CATAACTTTATATTTGAAGGAACAAAATTGGCTTATTATATTCCCATGCGTAAGTGGCATAAGACTACACATACAAATTATCGGAGTTTGCTCATCCAAAAATCTCCATTTCATCGGAAAACGAAGATCGGAGCTTTCGATTAAATCAATTCGTTTTGCCGTTCGATCCTTCCCGATCTCAAAATGAACGACGGAGATGTGTCCAAGCAGATCCATCAGATGGTCAGATTCATCCGCCAAGAAGCGGAGGAGAAGGCCAATGAGATTTCTGTTTCCGCTGAAGAAGTATGAAAATCATgttctaattttgaatttagaAGTGAATTTAGTTGAATTTTATCTCATGTGTTATGCATTGGCTGTGGTTTTTGTTTGTTAGGAATTCAACATTGAGAAGTTGCAGTTAGTGGAAgcggagaagaagaagattagACTGGAATACGAGCGTAAAGAGAAACAAGTTGACGTTCGTAAGAAAATGTGATTTTTCTATTTTGCTCTGATTTGTGACTGTGattaaatttgagatttttcgAAGATTTTGTTTATAAATGTTGCTCTTTATAGAAGAAGAGTTAAAGTTCAAAACTCCGCGTGAGAATTTGACATTTTGCTTCCACATATTGCTTATCAAATGATAGTAAAATGAGGTTAATAGAAGATATTCAAAAGATGTTATACTATCAACTACAATAGATAACTTTTGATTTGGCATGACGACTTTGTATTCATCcgaaacaatataatttttaattgcaCTTGAAATTTTCACTTTTAGACTTAAAATCAAGTCTGAATCACACATTCTTTGTGTTCCATAGTGTCGACTAGATAAAAGAATTGCGTACACGTTAACTGATTACTACTATCATTTACTGGATATTTAGGATTCAATGTTTGCCACTCATTCTGTTTCTGCTTTCAGCAATAATATCTTTATGTTTAACATCAATTCATGTAGGACAAAGTGATTTCAAACCGAATTTGAACATATTACTGTGTGTGTTAATCTTGTTtccttcttttattttcaaattagcCACACGGTTAAATGACATTTGATTTCATAGTGATGTCCgttttgaagttgaccaaatcCTGTtaaattacttttcaaaaacaTTATCTAATTTCAACTTTATTGGGCCAACATAGTCTTTGACTTTCTTTTGTTATGCATTTCTTGCAGAGAGTACTCCATGCAACTCAATGCCTCTCGGATCAAAGTTCTTCAAGCTCAGGATGACTTGATTAGCTCCATGAAGGAAACAGCAGCAAAGGAGATCTTACATGTTAGCAACCACCATAGCTATAAGAAGCTTCTGCATGATCTTATTGTTCAGGTACTTTTGACTAATAATAATCCATGCGATTTTGTTCTTTGCTTCTAGATTTTCTGAGACAAATTATCAGAACTCGAAAATTAGTAGGTTTATTTTACAAAAGACAAGCTATTCATCAGATTATCATCAATATCTTCAGTTGCTATGGTGTTGTACTTATATTTCTGCTCTGCTGTATACCAgattatgaattattatttagttttgtTACAACAAAAGTACGGAGTAATTTCTATGTTAAGTATCCAAGGAATACAATGATTTAGatataggaaaagaaaagaCTAAGTTAACTAGATATCTTAATCCATAAAAATCAGCTAGAATACTACATACAAGGAAAGATATAACTTTATTATTCTCTAATACTCCCCTCAAGCTAGAGCATAGATATTGATCATAGCTTGTTACAAAGGTAATAAACTTGAGTTCCATTTAATGCTTTTGTGAACAAAACAGCTAGTTAACATTTTACTTTTGTTGGTGCGATGTTTTTCCAGACATTTTCCCATAAACCttgttgttttttgttttggtgTGTATTAATTGTTACATAGACccatttaacaaataaaagcCCACCCTTTTTGTTCTTCCATCTCATAGAGTCTGGAGCTGAAGTAGTTTCAGTGAAGTCCCCTATTTCATGGAGTAGGTTGGGCACTCTATCCTCTTCCCAATCGTTCGAGAATCTATTAAAAGATAGATCCCATCCCAGTTCAGTCCAACACTCTTTGACAGTTGCTTCAAGGTTGTTACATATGGTGAATAGGTTTGGAAAAATATCTTTCAGAGGGATCTAGTTGTTCTAACTTTAACTGTGAATACCCACTTACATTCCATTGATTTATTTCCCTTGGGTTAATTCACCAATCCCATGTGTGATTTTCATCTAAGGCGTGTATTTCATCAAGCATTGCATTAGACCATCTAGGATGATTCAAAGTCTCTTTCGCTATTTTGGGTACATAGATAGAGTCTAGAGAGGCAATCATAGATCCAGATGTTGAGTATAAGCCATCATAGGAAACATAATTAGCAATGGAATATGTGGATTTGCAACTATGAGTACCTTTGCGAAGAGCAATAGGGAGGTCATGATTTTCTGTAAGATCTCATGGCATGTGGATTGTTGTAGGGCATGTATCATTGGTCTCTCTCTTCCTTGAGTAAACTTGAACAACAAGTGGTCTTACTACCGCAGATGGAGTAGGAATTGATTGGACAATAGTCGATTGATCCTCGATAAAATAACTCGGAAATGGAGAGACAACATTTGATTTTTCTGTCAAAATACGGGTAACCTAATAGACTAACCACTCATCTTCCTCCTCCTAAATTGTAGAAATTGGAGGTACATAGAAAATGATGTAGACTCCGAAAATGCCACACTGATTGACACCAAATATCTGTGAAGTTTAGTAGAATTACACTGACACTCCTTTTGAAGGCGAGAATAACCTTAAAAAATGCACTTCAATGCCTTTGGATCCAACTTGGTAACAAATGGTCGAGCATCTCGAACATGACATGTGCATCCAAATACTTTAGGTTCCACCAAAAAAGTGACTTGTTTGGAAAAAGAACACTATAAGGCATATTATTAGCAAGCATAATAGATGACATGCGATTAGCAAGAAAGCAAGTTGTAGAGATCGCAAGTCGAGCTGTCTCAAGTAGATGTCTATCCGTTCTCTCAACAACTCCATGTTGAGAGGGTGTAGCAACACATGAAGACTGCTGAAGAATACTATGTTGTCTCATATGACTGAAATATTCCTGACATATATTCTTTAGCATTGTCATTTCTTAGAATACGTATCGAAGCATTGAATTGAGTTTTGATTCAATACAGAAGGCACAAAAGTGAGTAAACACTTCTAAGTGACTTGGACTCTGAATAACTATTAAGTTATTTATTCTATGAATAGTTGTTCTGAAGTGTTCACTCATTTTTGTTGCCGAAATCTAAACTCAATTCAATGCTTCCGTACGTATTTTAAGAAGTGACTATGACAACACGATACTCTTCATATGTTGATACACCTTCTCAAACGGTGTTGCTGAGAGGATGGACATCTACTTAGGACAGCTGGGGCACTTCTGTTCCAAATGAAAGTTCCTAAACAATTTTGGACAAATGCGATTTCTACAACTTGTTTTCTGTTGAATTGCATGCCATCTAGTGTGGTTGTtggtaattttctttttcaaacatGTCACTATTTCCATATGAACCTAAGGTGTTTGGAAGCACATGTTATGTTCAACGATCTGTTCTAAAGTTTGATTAGAAGCAGTAAAGTGTGTTTTTCTAGGCTATTCTCATCTCCAAAGAGGTTATCGATGTTATTTTACTGTACATGGAAGATACTTGGTATCCAGTAGAGTGGTGTTTTCAGAGACTACACCATTCTTCTATGCACTTCCTAATCAGTGGGAAGGGGAAGAGGAATGGTTAGTCTATTAGGTTACTCGTGCTTCGACAACACATCAAATGATATTGTTCATCCATCTTCTGGTCCTTCTATTGAGCACCAATCGTGTAGTGTGCCTTCATTACCTGCTCCATCTGTGATAGCCAGGTCGCAAATTACTCAAGGAGGCAAGAGAATCATGATACATGTCCTGCACCAAATCCTTCGTCATCGGATCCAGACTGCTGGTTAGAATGTTAAGGTTATAGGAGACACGGTTGCAGTTCTAGATACCATAGGAGTAATTTGGTTGCTGTTAGAAAGAATTTGTGTTTCTTTCCTCTATCCTCTTCAATGGAATCCTGAGGTTTCCATATGTTCAATGCAAtatgatctttctt
Proteins encoded in this window:
- the LOC101244849 gene encoding V-type proton ATPase subunit E; amino-acid sequence: MNDGDVSKQIHQMVRFIRQEAEEKANEISVSAEEEFNIEKLQLVEAEKKKIRLEYERKEKQVDVRKKIEYSMQLNASRIKVLQAQDDLISSMKETAAKEILHVSNHHSYKKLLHDLIVQSLLRLKEPSVLLRCRKDDVNLVEDVLDAVKEEYAEKAMVHTPEIIIDHIHLPPAPSHHNAHGPSCSGGVVLASRDGKIVCENTLDARLEVVFRKKLPEIRKCLFSGIAV